A portion of the Acidimicrobiales bacterium genome contains these proteins:
- a CDS encoding carboxyl transferase domain-containing protein: MATHAAAPQRESPMLSSAVDTRSRSFQHNHEHHAALAGELRRRLHSASLGGPNAARERHTARGKLLPRDRVEVLLDPGTPFLELSPLAAGGMYDDGCPAAGLITGVGVVSGRRCVIVANDATVKGGTYYPMTVKKHLRAQEVARQNRLPCIYLVDSGGAFLPAQDEVFPDRDHFGRIFYNQANLSAAGIAQVSAVLGSCTAGGAYVPAMSDENVIVANQGTIFLGGPPLVKAATGEVVTAEELGGGELHARRSGVTDHLAADDREALAMVRAIVATLPPPPVPAWSTGPVEEPRLDPGELYGVVSSDTRTPYDVHEVIGRIVDGSRFMEFKPEYGPTLVTGFARIWGHPVGIVANNGVLFSESALKGAHFIQLCDQRRIPLVFLQNITGFMVGREYEEGGIAKHGAKMVTAVACARVPKFTVIVGGSFGAGNYSMCGRAYSPRFLWTWPNARISVMGGEQAASVLATVANRDDSWTDEQTEDFKAPIREQYEQQGNPYYATARLWDDGIIDPVDTRRVLGLAIAAAGDAPIEPVGYGVFRM, encoded by the coding sequence ATGGCCACTCATGCCGCCGCGCCACAGCGGGAGTCCCCGATGCTGAGCAGCGCGGTAGACACGAGATCGCGGTCGTTCCAGCACAACCACGAACACCACGCGGCGCTGGCCGGCGAACTGCGCCGGCGCCTCCATTCCGCATCGCTGGGCGGCCCGAACGCCGCCCGGGAGCGCCACACGGCGCGCGGCAAGCTGCTACCCCGGGACCGGGTGGAGGTCTTGCTCGACCCTGGGACACCCTTCCTGGAACTGTCGCCCCTCGCGGCGGGCGGCATGTACGACGACGGCTGCCCGGCGGCCGGCTTGATAACCGGGGTGGGGGTCGTGTCCGGGCGCCGCTGCGTGATCGTGGCCAACGACGCGACGGTCAAGGGCGGCACGTACTACCCCATGACCGTGAAGAAGCACCTGAGAGCGCAGGAGGTTGCCCGGCAGAACCGCCTGCCGTGCATCTACCTGGTCGATTCCGGCGGCGCTTTCCTGCCCGCCCAGGACGAGGTGTTCCCCGACCGGGACCACTTCGGCAGGATCTTCTACAACCAGGCGAACCTGTCGGCAGCGGGGATCGCGCAGGTTTCCGCCGTGCTCGGGTCCTGCACCGCGGGGGGTGCATACGTGCCGGCGATGAGCGACGAGAACGTCATCGTCGCCAACCAGGGCACCATTTTCCTCGGGGGCCCTCCCCTGGTGAAGGCCGCGACCGGCGAGGTGGTGACCGCGGAGGAGCTCGGGGGTGGCGAGTTGCATGCCAGGCGTTCGGGGGTCACGGATCACCTCGCCGCCGACGACCGCGAGGCACTCGCCATGGTGCGGGCGATAGTGGCGACGCTCCCGCCGCCTCCGGTCCCGGCGTGGAGCACGGGCCCCGTCGAAGAGCCGCGGCTCGATCCCGGCGAGCTCTACGGCGTCGTGAGCTCCGACACCCGCACCCCGTATGACGTTCACGAGGTGATCGGACGGATCGTCGACGGCAGCAGGTTCATGGAGTTCAAGCCGGAGTACGGCCCCACGCTGGTCACCGGGTTCGCGCGCATCTGGGGCCACCCGGTCGGGATCGTCGCCAACAACGGTGTCCTGTTCAGCGAGTCGGCGCTGAAGGGCGCGCATTTCATACAGCTGTGCGACCAGAGGCGGATACCACTCGTGTTCCTGCAGAACATCACCGGCTTCATGGTCGGTCGTGAATACGAAGAGGGAGGCATCGCGAAGCACGGGGCGAAGATGGTCACCGCTGTCGCCTGTGCGCGGGTGCCCAAGTTCACGGTGATCGTCGGCGGCAGCTTCGGCGCCGGCAATTATTCGATGTGCGGGCGGGCATACTCGCCGCGCTTCTTGTGGACGTGGCCGAACGCCCGGATATCGGTGATGGGCGGGGAGCAGGCAGCGTCGGTCCTGGCGACCGTCGCAAACCGCGACGACTCCTGGACCGACGAGCAGACCGAGGACTTCAAAGCGCCGATCCGGGAGCAGTACGAGCAGCAGGGCAACCCGTATTACGCGACAGCCAGGTTGTGGGACGACGGGATCATCGACCCTGTAGACACCCGACGTGTACTGGGACTCGCCATCGCGGCGGCGGGAGACGCTCCGATCGAGCCGGTCGGCTACGGCGTGTTCAGGATGTGA
- a CDS encoding VIT1/CCC1 transporter family protein: MASALTGVRAFLTGRDPRATTRHRDVQGGGSRAAVLGAGDGLLTNVSLVLGVAGASAGASTVRLAGVAGLLAGAFSMAAGELISVRAQQELTQRELEVERQELRDEPEAERRELAGMFRARGLSAEEADVVSRILSTNHAVALDTHARMELGIDPNASGAAERAAVLSFLSFSLGAILPLLPWFFTRGAAAVVGSIVIGALAALTLGALIGALAGRSIPRTALRQIVVAAIAAGVTYGVGHLLGVSAT; this comes from the coding sequence ATGGCCAGCGCATTGACGGGGGTCAGGGCGTTTCTGACCGGGCGTGACCCGAGGGCTACGACCCGCCACCGCGACGTACAGGGCGGTGGATCGAGGGCAGCCGTCCTCGGCGCCGGCGACGGGCTGCTGACCAACGTCTCGCTGGTGCTGGGCGTCGCCGGAGCGTCAGCGGGCGCGTCGACGGTGCGGCTGGCCGGGGTCGCCGGACTCCTGGCCGGGGCATTCTCCATGGCCGCGGGGGAGCTCATCTCGGTCCGGGCACAGCAGGAGCTGACCCAGCGGGAACTCGAGGTGGAGCGCCAGGAGCTCAGGGACGAGCCGGAGGCGGAGCGCCGGGAGCTGGCGGGCATGTTCCGGGCGCGAGGGCTCTCGGCGGAAGAGGCCGACGTGGTCTCGCGGATCCTCTCGACCAACCACGCCGTGGCTCTCGACACCCACGCCCGCATGGAACTGGGCATCGATCCGAACGCCTCGGGGGCGGCGGAGCGCGCGGCGGTCCTGTCGTTTCTGTCCTTCTCGCTGGGGGCGATCCTCCCACTGCTGCCGTGGTTCTTCACGCGTGGAGCAGCGGCCGTCGTGGGGTCGATCGTCATCGGAGCGCTTGCCGCGCTCACGCTGGGAGCACTCATCGGCGCGTTGGCCGGGAGGAGCATTCCGCGGACGGCACTCCGCCAGATCGTCGTCGCGGCGATCGCAGCCGGGGTGACGTACGGGGTCGGCCACCTCTTGGGAGTGTCCGCGACGTGA
- a CDS encoding hydroxymethylglutaryl-CoA lyase: MRAPDPHPIAGLPGRVGVYEVGPRDGLQNEASPVSLATKLEFIERLASSGLSTIEATSFVSPRWVPQLADAGELYPLLPVRPGLRLPVLVPNQAGLDRAVAAGVSHIAVFGSATESFARRNLNRSVDESLRMFEPVVASAKSNGMWVRCYVSMCFGDPWEGPVEPGQVVGVCKRLMEMGCDELSVGDTIGVATPGQVHDLLDGLGSAGIATGQLAVHFHDTYGQALANTLAALEAGVATVDASAGGLGGCPYADSATGNLATEDLVWMLHGLGIDTGVDLESLVATSSWMAQKLGRPSPSRVVQALAGGAPALEDALEEP, translated from the coding sequence ATGAGGGCTCCGGACCCCCACCCGATCGCCGGCCTGCCCGGTCGGGTGGGCGTCTACGAGGTGGGCCCGCGCGACGGCCTCCAGAACGAAGCGTCGCCGGTCTCCCTCGCCACGAAGCTGGAGTTCATAGAGCGGTTGGCGTCGAGCGGCCTGTCGACCATCGAGGCCACCAGCTTCGTATCTCCGCGCTGGGTGCCTCAGCTCGCGGACGCCGGCGAGCTGTACCCGCTCCTTCCCGTCCGCCCCGGCCTGCGGTTGCCGGTCCTGGTCCCCAACCAGGCGGGGCTCGACCGGGCGGTCGCCGCCGGGGTGAGCCACATCGCCGTGTTCGGCAGCGCAACCGAGAGCTTCGCCCGGCGAAACCTCAATCGCAGCGTCGACGAGTCGCTTCGCATGTTCGAACCCGTTGTGGCTTCGGCGAAGTCGAACGGGATGTGGGTTCGCTGCTACGTGTCGATGTGCTTCGGCGACCCCTGGGAAGGGCCCGTCGAGCCTGGTCAGGTCGTCGGTGTCTGCAAACGGTTGATGGAGATGGGATGCGACGAGTTGAGCGTCGGTGACACCATCGGGGTGGCGACGCCGGGGCAGGTCCACGACTTGCTGGACGGTCTCGGGTCGGCTGGCATCGCAACCGGACAGCTCGCCGTGCACTTCCACGACACCTACGGCCAGGCGCTCGCCAACACGCTCGCCGCTCTCGAAGCAGGGGTGGCCACCGTCGACGCTTCGGCGGGTGGTTTGGGAGGTTGCCCATACGCGGACAGCGCCACTGGGAACCTCGCTACGGAGGACCTGGTCTGGATGCTCCACGGGCTCGGCATCGACACCGGTGTCGACCTCGAATCGCTCGTCGCGACCAGCTCGTGGATGGCCCAGAAGCTCGGCAGGCCGAGCCCGTCGCGCGTCGTGCAGGCCCTCGCCGGCGGCGCACCCGCCCTTGAAGACGCGCTAGAAGAGCCGTGA
- a CDS encoding AMP-binding protein, translating into MYARRHAQENPDQPAIVMAGTGAVTTFGEYEERCNQVTHLLRSAGLNRGDHVSVLMENCPQILEIQGAAERIGLYYTLVNSHLSPDEVAYIVTDSCSRVFFSSVAKSEIAEAAAEQCPKVERLFMAGADIARGRWEPYEDAIAAFPVDPVPDEAMGSAMLYSSGTTGHPKGIIRPLPEGTPEEQPDQTSYFRFVWGLRDNMVYLNPAPLYHSAPQRSVSLALSMGSTSVVMERFDPEDWLRLVERYRVTHCQMVPTMFTRLLRLPEDVRLRYDTSSLERIIHAAAPCPVPIKKAMIEWLGPILNEYYAATEGNGMTFCESREWLEHPGTVGRCLLGEMHILDEEGNECPTGVDGTVWFKGATNFEYFNDPAKTAENRSADGQMSTVGDVGHVDEEGYLYLTDRKTYMIISGGVNIYPQETENLLSTHPKVLDVAVIGVPNDDLGEEVKAVVQLVDPAEAGPETEAELIRFCREHVAHFKCPRSVDFVDELPRLPTGKLYKRLLRDKYWEGHRSSIV; encoded by the coding sequence TTGTACGCACGCCGCCACGCCCAGGAGAACCCGGACCAACCCGCCATCGTGATGGCAGGAACCGGGGCGGTGACCACGTTCGGGGAATACGAGGAGCGATGCAACCAGGTCACGCACCTCCTGCGGTCGGCCGGCCTCAACCGCGGTGACCACGTCTCGGTCCTGATGGAGAACTGCCCGCAGATACTCGAGATACAGGGGGCGGCTGAGCGGATCGGGCTCTACTACACCCTCGTCAACTCGCACCTGTCACCCGACGAAGTCGCGTACATAGTCACCGATTCCTGCTCGAGGGTGTTCTTCAGCTCCGTGGCCAAGAGCGAAATTGCCGAGGCGGCCGCCGAGCAGTGCCCGAAAGTCGAGCGGCTTTTCATGGCGGGCGCAGACATCGCCCGGGGCAGGTGGGAGCCCTACGAGGACGCGATCGCGGCCTTTCCCGTGGACCCGGTCCCGGACGAAGCGATGGGCTCGGCGATGCTCTACTCGTCGGGCACCACCGGGCACCCGAAGGGGATCATCAGGCCATTGCCCGAGGGAACGCCCGAAGAGCAACCCGACCAGACCTCTTACTTCCGGTTCGTGTGGGGCCTCAGGGACAACATGGTGTACCTGAATCCCGCACCGCTGTATCACTCGGCACCCCAGCGCAGCGTGTCTCTCGCACTTTCGATGGGGTCGACGTCGGTGGTGATGGAGCGCTTCGACCCGGAGGACTGGCTTCGCCTGGTAGAGCGGTACCGGGTAACCCATTGCCAGATGGTCCCCACCATGTTCACGAGGCTGCTCCGGCTGCCTGAAGACGTCCGCCTCCGCTACGACACCTCGTCGCTGGAACGCATCATCCACGCAGCTGCGCCGTGCCCGGTGCCGATCAAGAAGGCGATGATCGAATGGCTGGGGCCGATCCTCAACGAGTACTACGCGGCCACCGAGGGCAACGGCATGACGTTCTGCGAGTCGAGGGAGTGGCTGGAGCACCCGGGCACCGTCGGGCGCTGCCTGTTGGGAGAGATGCACATCCTCGACGAGGAGGGCAACGAATGCCCCACTGGTGTGGACGGCACCGTCTGGTTCAAGGGGGCGACCAACTTCGAATACTTCAACGATCCCGCAAAGACGGCCGAGAACCGCTCGGCGGACGGGCAGATGAGCACGGTCGGGGACGTCGGCCATGTCGACGAAGAGGGCTACCTGTACCTGACCGACCGCAAGACCTACATGATCATCTCGGGAGGGGTCAACATCTACCCGCAGGAGACGGAGAACCTCCTGTCCACCCACCCCAAGGTCCTCGACGTCGCCGTGATCGGAGTACCCAACGACGACCTCGGGGAGGAGGTCAAAGCGGTCGTTCAACTGGTGGACCCCGCCGAGGCAGGTCCCGAGACGGAAGCCGAGCTGATCCGCTTCTGCCGGGAGCACGTGGCCCACTTCAAGTGCCCACGTTCGGTCGATTTCGTCGACGAGCTTCCGCGGCTGCCCACCGGCAAGCTCTACAAGCGCCTGCTCAGGGACAAGTACTGGGAGGGTCATCGGTCCTCGATCGTGTGA
- a CDS encoding acyl-CoA dehydrogenase family protein: MDLSPEQEAFRATVERFARTEISPVIAEIYEREEFPYTIVGKMGEMGLFGLPFPEEYGGMGGDYTTFCLSLEELARVDSSVAITLEAGVGLGAMPIFRFGTEEQRQRWLPALCSGRALGAFGLTEPGGGTDAGATRTTATLDGGQWVINGTKSFITNSGTDITALVTVTAVTGKDGRGRPEISAIIVPSGTPGFSVSKKYSKVGWLASDTRELSFTDCRVPESNLLGERGRGYAQFLRTLDEGRIAIAALSVGLAQGCVDECLRYVDEREAFGHKISEYQVLQFKIADMEARTHVARLAYRDAAARLEAGKPFKKEAAIAKLVASDAAMVNAREATQIFGGYGFMNETPVGRFYRDAKILEIGEGTSEVQRMLIARELGLPARA, translated from the coding sequence ATGGATCTCTCACCTGAACAAGAGGCGTTTCGCGCGACCGTCGAACGGTTCGCGCGGACCGAGATCTCGCCCGTCATCGCTGAGATCTACGAGCGCGAAGAGTTCCCCTACACGATCGTCGGGAAGATGGGCGAGATGGGCCTGTTCGGGTTGCCGTTCCCGGAGGAGTACGGCGGGATGGGGGGCGATTACACCACTTTCTGCCTTTCGCTGGAGGAGCTCGCAAGGGTCGACTCGTCGGTCGCCATCACCCTGGAGGCAGGCGTCGGGCTGGGTGCCATGCCGATATTCCGGTTCGGCACAGAGGAACAGCGCCAGCGGTGGCTCCCCGCCCTCTGCTCCGGCCGTGCGCTCGGCGCGTTCGGGCTCACGGAGCCCGGCGGAGGGACCGATGCCGGCGCCACCCGCACGACCGCCACGCTCGACGGCGGCCAATGGGTGATCAACGGGACGAAGTCGTTCATCACGAACTCCGGCACCGACATCACGGCCCTCGTGACGGTCACTGCAGTGACCGGCAAGGATGGGCGCGGGCGGCCGGAGATCTCAGCGATCATCGTCCCGTCGGGCACGCCGGGGTTCTCGGTCTCGAAGAAGTACTCGAAGGTGGGGTGGCTCGCGTCCGACACCCGGGAGCTCTCCTTCACGGACTGCCGGGTTCCGGAATCGAACCTCCTCGGCGAGCGCGGGCGCGGGTACGCGCAGTTCCTGCGGACACTCGATGAGGGGCGCATTGCCATCGCCGCCCTGTCGGTGGGACTCGCGCAGGGCTGCGTGGACGAATGCCTGCGCTACGTCGATGAACGCGAGGCGTTCGGCCACAAGATCTCCGAGTACCAGGTTCTCCAGTTCAAGATCGCCGACATGGAAGCCCGCACCCACGTGGCGAGGCTCGCGTACCGCGACGCCGCTGCACGCCTCGAAGCAGGGAAGCCGTTCAAGAAGGAAGCTGCCATCGCCAAGCTCGTCGCGTCGGATGCCGCGATGGTCAACGCCAGGGAGGCCACCCAGATCTTCGGTGGATACGGGTTCATGAACGAGACTCCCGTCGGCCGGTTCTACCGCGACGCCAAGATCCTCGAGATCGGCGAAGGGACGTCGGAGGTTCAGCGGATGCTGATCGCGAGGGAGCTGGGGCTACCCGCGCGCGCGTGA
- a CDS encoding biotin carboxylase N-terminal domain-containing protein — protein sequence MPIRSVLVANRGEISVRVARTLRSMGIRSVAVFTDADEDSLHRGMADAAFRIGGPAGYLDVGAVVGAAVASGADALHPGYGFLSENPALAEACTKAGVVFIGPSAETIRAMGDKINAKNIASAAGVPVVPGVSDRELDDTQLAEAALGIGLPVLFKPSAGGGGKGMRRVDSVEALPAAIAAARREAVAAFGDGALLVERFVARPRHIEIQVIADNHGAVLALGERECSLQRRHQKIVEETPSPLLDAATRSAMESAAVAVAKACGYSGAGTVEFIVSADTPGEFFFMEMNTRLQVEHPVTEMVRGIDLVEWQVRLASGDRLPWSDPPPASGHAVEARVYAEDPANGFLPSTGTIRLLREPEGEGVRVDSALSVGTKVGVSYDPMLAKVIAWGEDRDQALARLRWALGATAVAGVRTNVSFLHRLLADGDVVSGNLDTGLVDRVTPGLMSHDDHGRAAGAAAVVAEAIQRAASKSGDPWSLPDGWRVGGPVARASRWSVDDREIEDREIEVSVAGDPFSGAHVSWQGSGPVTARVFLEGDSSASIEFDGVAEQYLFAAEGDTMWICRAGESWELTRLHDAVGESRHRATAGGAVTSPMPGTVLAVHVKQGAAVRRGEPIVTVEAMKMEHVVAAPSDGMVSKVLVVEQQAVALGQPLAELATGDDR from the coding sequence GTGCCGATCCGCTCCGTCCTCGTCGCCAACCGAGGTGAGATCTCCGTCAGGGTGGCCCGCACCCTGAGATCGATGGGCATACGTTCTGTCGCGGTCTTCACCGATGCGGATGAAGATTCCCTGCACCGCGGCATGGCGGACGCCGCTTTTCGCATCGGCGGACCGGCTGGCTATCTCGACGTGGGGGCGGTGGTCGGCGCGGCTGTCGCTTCGGGGGCCGATGCCCTGCACCCCGGGTACGGTTTCCTCTCCGAGAACCCCGCCCTCGCCGAAGCGTGCACGAAGGCCGGCGTCGTGTTCATCGGGCCCTCCGCGGAGACGATCCGCGCGATGGGCGACAAGATCAACGCCAAGAACATCGCATCCGCTGCGGGGGTGCCGGTCGTGCCAGGGGTCTCGGACCGAGAGCTCGACGACACCCAGCTCGCCGAGGCGGCGCTCGGGATCGGCCTGCCCGTCCTGTTCAAGCCCTCGGCGGGAGGCGGGGGCAAAGGCATGCGCCGCGTCGACTCTGTGGAGGCACTGCCGGCAGCGATCGCGGCTGCGAGAAGGGAGGCCGTCGCAGCCTTCGGGGACGGCGCGCTCCTGGTGGAGAGATTCGTCGCGCGGCCCCGTCACATCGAGATCCAGGTGATCGCCGACAACCACGGCGCCGTTCTCGCCCTCGGTGAGCGCGAGTGCAGCCTGCAGAGACGGCACCAGAAGATCGTCGAGGAGACGCCCTCTCCTCTTCTCGATGCGGCGACGCGTTCGGCCATGGAGAGCGCAGCCGTCGCCGTGGCCAAAGCGTGCGGCTACAGCGGCGCCGGCACGGTGGAGTTCATCGTCTCGGCGGACACGCCGGGCGAGTTCTTCTTCATGGAGATGAACACACGGCTGCAGGTGGAGCACCCGGTGACCGAGATGGTCCGCGGGATCGACCTCGTCGAGTGGCAGGTCCGGCTGGCGTCGGGCGATCGACTTCCTTGGAGTGACCCACCTCCGGCGAGCGGTCATGCCGTCGAAGCGAGGGTGTACGCCGAAGACCCCGCCAACGGATTCCTGCCGTCGACCGGAACCATCCGGTTGCTCCGGGAGCCGGAGGGAGAAGGGGTGCGGGTCGACTCGGCACTCTCGGTCGGGACGAAGGTCGGCGTCAGCTACGACCCGATGCTGGCGAAGGTGATCGCTTGGGGCGAGGACCGTGACCAGGCCCTCGCCCGGCTCCGCTGGGCCCTCGGCGCCACAGCCGTCGCCGGGGTCCGCACGAACGTCTCTTTCCTCCACCGCCTTCTCGCCGACGGCGATGTCGTGTCCGGCAACCTCGACACCGGCTTGGTCGACAGGGTCACCCCAGGCCTCATGAGCCACGACGACCACGGCCGGGCTGCAGGCGCAGCGGCGGTAGTGGCCGAGGCCATCCAGCGCGCGGCTTCGAAGAGCGGCGATCCCTGGAGCTTGCCGGACGGATGGAGGGTCGGTGGTCCCGTCGCGCGAGCCAGCCGGTGGTCGGTCGACGACCGGGAAATCGAGGACCGGGAAATCGAGGTGTCAGTCGCGGGCGACCCCTTCTCCGGTGCCCACGTGTCGTGGCAGGGTTCAGGTCCCGTCACGGCGAGAGTCTTTCTCGAAGGAGATTCGTCAGCGTCGATCGAGTTCGACGGCGTAGCAGAGCAATATCTCTTCGCCGCCGAAGGGGACACGATGTGGATCTGCAGGGCAGGCGAGTCCTGGGAGCTCACCCGATTGCATGACGCCGTCGGCGAGAGCCGCCACCGTGCAACTGCCGGTGGTGCGGTTACCAGCCCTATGCCCGGCACCGTCCTCGCCGTCCACGTCAAGCAGGGCGCGGCCGTACGGCGAGGCGAACCGATCGTCACCGTCGAGGCGATGAAGATGGAACACGTCGTAGCGGCACCATCGGACGGGATGGTGTCGAAGGTCCTCGTCGTCGAGCAGCAAGCCGTCGCGCTGGGTCAGCCACTGGCCGAGCTCGCTACGGGCGACGATCGATGA